The following are encoded together in the Pygocentrus nattereri isolate fPygNat1 chromosome 15, fPygNat1.pri, whole genome shotgun sequence genome:
- the arrdc2 gene encoding arrestin domain-containing protein 2 isoform X1 has protein sequence MIFDKVKKFDIVFDSPEIDSPPVFSSGDVVSGKVVLELSAENKVESLKLHAEGFAKVHWTESRSAGSSTTYTQNYSDEVEYLNQREVLLQADNGELTTLPAGRHEYPFSFQLPEETLVTSFEGKHGSIRYWVKVKLHRPWCTVRKIKKEFTVIEPIDINTPSLLAPQAGTKEKIARAWYRNFGQVSITAKIDRKGYTPGEVIPVFAEFDNSTSRSVVPKACITQTQTFIARGTMKQKQSVVATLSGDVVGARRRETWHGRAIKIPPVGPSILQCRIIKVEYMLRVCVDVPGTSKLCLELPLVMGTIPLHPFGSRTSSVSSHYSLNMEWLRMAIPEQPEPPPEYSSIVTEEEAIQNSPAARQEEDLSGVLERSFMAYVQEFRFRPPPVYSEVDPNPQPFNMRPRCMTC, from the exons ATGATTTTCGACAAGGTGAAAAAGTTTGACATTGTTTTCGACTCGCCCGAAATCGACTCGCCTCCGGTGTTCAGCAGCGGAGATGTGGTGTCCGGGAAAGTCGTGCTCGAGCTGTCTGCCGAAAACAAAGTGGAGTCGTTGAAATTACATGCAGAAGGTTTTGCAAAAGTCCACTGGACGGAGTCTCGCAGTGCTGGTTCCAGCACGACTTACACTCAGAACTACAGCGACGAAGTGGAGTATTTGAATCAAAGAGAGGTGCttctgcaggcag ATAATGGGGAACTGACCACCCTTCCTGCTGGTAGACATGAATATCCCTTCAGTTTCCAGCTGCCTGAGGA GACACTTGTGACTTCCTTTGAGGGCAAGCATGGTAGCATTCGCTACTGGGTGAAAGTGAAGTTGCATCGTCCCTGGTGCACAGTGAGGAAAATCAAGAAAGAGTTTACAGTTATTGAGCCCATTGACATCAACACACCCTCCCTACTT GCACCTCAGGCTGGAACCAAAGAGAAGATTGCTCGTGCCTGGTACCGAAACTTTGGACAAGTTTCAATCACTGCAAAGATTGACCGGAAAGGCTACACACCAG GTGAAGTGATCCCAGTTTTTGCAGAGTTTGACAACTCAACTTCACGGTCTGTGGTGCCTAAGGCTTGCAtcactcaaacacaaacctTTATTGCAAGGGGCACCATGAAGCAGAAGCAATCTGTTGTAGCCACACTGAGTGGAGATGTAGTGGGAGCACGACGCAGAGAGACCTGGCATGGCCGAGCCATCAAAATCCCTCCTGTAGGCCCCTCCATCCTCCAGTGTCGCATCATCAAAGTGGAATACATGCTCAGG GTTTGTGTGGATGTTCCTGGGACCTCTAAGCTGTGTCTGGAGCTTCCACTGGTCATGGGAACTATCCCACTCCATCCTTTTGGCAGCCGCACCTCCAGTGTCAGCAGCCACTACAGTCTCAACATGGAGTGGCTCCGCATGGCCATCCCTGAGCAGCCTGAGC ctccTCCTGAATACAGCTCAATTGTGACTGAGGAGGAGGCCATCCAGAATTCTCCAGCTGCTCGGCAGGAGGAGGACCTCAGTGGGGTGCTAGAGCGATCTTTCATGGCCTATGTGCAGGAATTCAGATTCAGGCCACCTCCTGTGTACAGCGAG GTGGACCCAAACCCTCAGCCATTCAATATGAGACCTCGCTGCATGACATGTTGA